The following are encoded together in the Culex pipiens pallens isolate TS chromosome 1, TS_CPP_V2, whole genome shotgun sequence genome:
- the LOC128092750 gene encoding protein serrate-like, whose product MPARRPNWSSFQADGLLAEVAPLKSILQVKIGNGITIVAHCLGTFVALVWNHSGSGMNLSPHQDLSRRRVEEKSQNLKDEENFRRASSELSLK is encoded by the coding sequence ATGCCAGCACGGCGTCCAAACTGGAGCTCGTTCCAGGCGGACGGGCTCCTAGCGGAGGTCGCTCCGCTCAAGTCGATCCTCCAGGTGAAAATCGGAAATGGAATCACGATCGTGGCGCATTGCTTGGGCACCTTCGTTGCTCTAGTGTGGAATCACTCGGGATCCGGCATGAACCTGAGTCCGCACCAGGACCTTTCCCGAAGGCGCGTAGAGGAAAAAAGCCAAAATCTCAAGGACGAGGAGAACTTCCGGCGTGCCAGCTCGGAACTGAGTCTAAAATAG